In one uncultured Devosia sp. genomic region, the following are encoded:
- the rplS gene encoding 50S ribosomal protein L19, which yields MNIIQQLNAEHVAELAAKRELPDFTHGDTVKVWVKITEGAKERLQAYEGVVIALNGGGITASFTVRKISYGEGVERVFPLYSPNVASVEVLKRGKVRRAKLYYLRDRRGKSARIFESTNSRTKKIEAGERTAAQAAREAREAEKIAAAEAFAAEQAAKDAEAAAAAKAAEAEAAAAEEAPKAE from the coding sequence ATGAATATCATTCAGCAGCTCAACGCTGAGCATGTTGCAGAACTGGCCGCCAAGCGCGAGCTTCCCGACTTCACCCATGGCGATACCGTCAAGGTTTGGGTGAAGATCACCGAAGGTGCCAAGGAACGCCTGCAGGCCTATGAAGGCGTTGTGATCGCCCTCAATGGCGGCGGCATCACCGCTTCCTTCACCGTTCGCAAGATTTCCTATGGCGAAGGCGTGGAACGCGTGTTCCCGCTCTACTCCCCCAACGTTGCTTCGGTCGAAGTCCTGAAGCGCGGCAAGGTACGTCGCGCCAAGCTTTACTACCTGCGCGATCGTCGCGGTAAATCGGCTCGTATTTTCGAATCGACCAACTCGCGCACCAAGAAGATCGAAGCTGGCGAACGCACGGCAGCCCAGGCTGCCCGCGAGGCTCGTGAAGCCGAAAAGATTGCAGCCGCAGAGGCATTTGCCGCTGAACAGGCCGCCAAGGACGCAGAAGCCGCAGCCGCCGCCAAGGCAGCCGAAGCTGAGGCCGCTGCCGCCGAAGAGGCACCCAAGGCCGAATAA
- the trmD gene encoding tRNA (guanosine(37)-N1)-methyltransferase TrmD codes for MSFSAHIITLFPELFPGPLGASVLGRGLNDGLWSLEATQLRYFAEDRHRTVDDTPSGGGAGMVLKPDILARAIDATAPQGDPRPRILMSPRGKPLTQARARELALGPGAVIVCGRFEGIDQRVIDGRQLEEISIGDYVLAGGEVAAMVLLEAVVRLIPGVLGKAESHADESFENGQLEYPQYTRPQSFEGVDIPAVLTSGDHGRIARWRAEQSLELTRARRPDLLTTKTS; via the coding sequence TTGAGCTTTTCCGCCCATATCATCACCCTGTTTCCCGAACTCTTTCCCGGCCCCCTGGGGGCATCGGTGCTCGGTCGGGGGCTCAATGACGGCCTGTGGTCGCTCGAGGCCACGCAATTGCGCTACTTCGCCGAGGACCGCCACCGCACCGTGGACGATACGCCTTCCGGGGGCGGCGCCGGCATGGTGCTCAAGCCCGATATTCTCGCCAGGGCCATCGACGCCACGGCGCCTCAAGGGGATCCCCGCCCGCGCATCCTGATGTCGCCACGTGGCAAGCCGTTGACCCAGGCCCGCGCCCGCGAACTGGCGCTGGGGCCCGGTGCCGTCATCGTCTGCGGGCGTTTCGAAGGCATCGACCAGCGCGTGATAGATGGCCGTCAGTTGGAAGAGATTTCCATCGGCGACTATGTGCTGGCCGGGGGTGAAGTGGCCGCCATGGTGCTGCTGGAAGCCGTTGTACGGCTCATTCCCGGCGTGCTGGGCAAGGCGGAAAGCCATGCCGACGAAAGCTTCGAGAATGGTCAGCTCGAATATCCGCAATACACCCGGCCGCAAAGCTTTGAGGGCGTCGACATTCCCGCGGTGCTGACCTCGGGCGACCATGGGCGGATCGCCAGGTGGCGGGCCGAGCAAAGCCTTGAACTGACCCGCGCCCGCCGCCCGGATCTCCTCACGACCAAAACGTCATAA
- the rimM gene encoding ribosome maturation factor RimM (Essential for efficient processing of 16S rRNA) produces the protein MTTPSNRVFLGQIGAAHGIKGHVRIATHTQDPLDIGNYGPLETDRPGLTVTLSKLRVHKTVVVAQIKGISDRNEAEALNGVSLFVDRSKLPEVEDEDDFYHTDLIGLDARLDTGVVIGKVSALPNFGAGDLLEVRDPNSGDTYLYPFTKAVVPHVNIAEGYLTIVVPLDAEEGEEEPD, from the coding sequence ATGACCACTCCGTCCAACCGCGTCTTCCTTGGCCAGATCGGCGCCGCCCATGGCATCAAGGGCCATGTGCGCATCGCCACCCATACGCAGGACCCGCTGGATATCGGCAATTACGGCCCGCTCGAGACCGATCGCCCTGGCCTGACCGTGACGCTGAGCAAGCTGCGTGTGCACAAGACGGTGGTCGTGGCCCAGATCAAGGGCATTTCGGACCGCAACGAGGCCGAGGCGCTCAATGGCGTCAGCCTGTTTGTCGACCGGAGCAAGCTGCCCGAGGTGGAAGACGAGGACGATTTCTACCACACCGACTTGATTGGCCTTGATGCCCGGCTCGATACCGGCGTGGTGATCGGCAAGGTCTCCGCCCTGCCCAATTTCGGCGCTGGCGACCTGCTGGAAGTGCGCGACCCCAATTCGGGCGACACCTATCTCTATCCCTTCACCAAGGCCGTGGTGCCCCATGTCAACATCGCCGAAGGCTATCTGACCATCGTCGTTCCGCTCGACGCCGAAGAGGGCGAGGAAGAGCCCGATTGA
- a CDS encoding metallopeptidase family protein, with protein sequence MAVSPLDWAGRFAPSLDDIEALASDALANLPEPFKSLAADVTCTVADYAEDDVLAHFGMDSPFELMGLFTGVGLTEDGAMPQTGQLPNTVFLYRRAILDYWSEHDDNTLGEVVTHVLVHELGHHFGFSDDDMEAIEASAGDD encoded by the coding sequence GTGGCAGTAAGCCCGCTCGACTGGGCTGGGCGCTTTGCGCCCAGTCTCGACGACATCGAGGCTCTGGCGAGCGATGCGCTCGCCAACCTCCCCGAGCCCTTCAAATCCCTGGCTGCGGACGTAACCTGCACCGTCGCTGACTATGCCGAGGACGACGTCCTCGCCCATTTCGGCATGGACAGCCCGTTCGAACTGATGGGTTTATTCACAGGCGTCGGTCTGACCGAAGACGGCGCCATGCCGCAGACCGGCCAGCTGCCCAATACCGTCTTCCTCTATAGAAGAGCGATCCTCGATTACTGGTCCGAGCATGATGACAACACGCTCGGCGAAGTAGTAACCCATGTATTGGTGCATGAGCTGGGCCATCATTTCGGCTTTTCCGATGATGACATGGAAGCGATCGAAGCATCCGCAGGCGACGATTAG
- the leuC gene encoding 3-isopropylmalate dehydratase large subunit — protein sequence MTKARTLYDKIWDDHLVQNNEDGTSLLYIDRHLVHEVTSPQAFEGLRMNNRKVRHPERTLAVVDHNVPTTDRSLPNPDPDSAIQIETLAENTRDFGIEYYDPFDKRQGVVHIVGPEQGFTLPGMTIVCGDSHTSTHGAFGALAHGIGTSEVEHVLATQTLIQQKAKNMLVRVDGQLPPHVTAKDIILAIIGEIGTAGGNGHVIEFAGEAIRSLSMEGRMTVCNMTIEGGARAGLIAPDETTFAYVKDRPRAPKGEAFDMAVDYWKTLYTDEGAHYDKVIVLDAAKLPPIVSWGSSPEDVISVQGAVPNPDDIADENKRASKWRALDYMGLKPGTPITDIKIDRVFVGSCTNGRIEDLRAAAAVIGDRKVASHVSAMIVPGSGLVKEQAESEGLDVIFKNAGFEWREPGCSMCLAMNPDKLKPEERCASTSNRNFEGRQGFKGRTHLVSPAMAAAAAIAGHFVDIREWQ from the coding sequence ATGACCAAGGCTCGCACGCTTTACGACAAGATCTGGGACGACCATCTGGTGCAGAACAACGAGGATGGGACCTCGCTGCTCTATATCGACCGTCACCTAGTTCACGAAGTGACGAGCCCGCAGGCTTTCGAAGGCCTGCGCATGAACAATCGCAAGGTGCGCCACCCCGAGCGGACCCTGGCCGTGGTCGACCACAATGTCCCCACGACCGACCGGTCGCTGCCCAATCCGGATCCGGACAGCGCGATCCAGATCGAGACGCTGGCGGAAAACACCCGCGATTTCGGCATCGAATATTACGACCCCTTCGACAAGCGTCAGGGCGTTGTGCACATCGTCGGCCCCGAGCAGGGCTTCACCCTGCCCGGCATGACCATCGTCTGCGGCGACTCGCACACCTCGACCCATGGTGCCTTCGGCGCCCTGGCCCACGGCATCGGCACCTCCGAGGTCGAGCATGTCCTGGCGACGCAGACGCTGATCCAGCAGAAGGCCAAGAACATGCTGGTGCGTGTCGATGGCCAGCTGCCGCCCCATGTCACGGCAAAGGACATCATCCTTGCCATCATCGGCGAAATCGGCACGGCCGGCGGCAATGGTCACGTCATCGAATTTGCCGGCGAAGCCATTCGCTCGCTGTCGATGGAAGGCCGCATGACGGTCTGCAACATGACCATCGAAGGCGGCGCCCGCGCCGGCCTGATCGCTCCCGACGAAACCACCTTTGCCTATGTGAAGGACCGCCCCCGCGCGCCCAAGGGCGAAGCCTTCGACATGGCCGTCGACTACTGGAAGACGCTCTACACGGACGAAGGCGCCCACTACGACAAGGTCATCGTGCTCGACGCGGCAAAGCTGCCGCCGATCGTCTCCTGGGGCTCGTCGCCCGAGGACGTCATCTCGGTTCAGGGCGCCGTGCCCAACCCCGATGACATCGCCGACGAGAACAAGCGCGCCTCCAAGTGGCGGGCACTCGACTACATGGGGCTCAAGCCTGGCACCCCGATCACCGACATCAAGATCGACCGCGTCTTCGTGGGCTCCTGCACCAATGGTCGCATCGAGGATCTGCGCGCCGCCGCCGCTGTCATCGGCGACCGCAAGGTAGCTTCGCACGTGTCGGCCATGATCGTGCCAGGCTCCGGCCTCGTGAAGGAGCAGGCAGAATCCGAGGGGCTCGACGTGATCTTCAAGAATGCCGGCTTCGAGTGGCGCGAGCCGGGTTGCTCGATGTGCCTTGCCATGAACCCCGACAAGCTCAAGCCCGAAGAGCGTTGCGCTTCGACGTCGAACCGCAATTTCGAGGGCCGCCAGGGCTTCAAGGGCCGCACCCATCTCGTCTCGCCCGCCATGGCTGCTGCTGCCGCCATTGCCGGCCACTTCGTCGATATCCGCGAGTGGCAGTAA
- a CDS encoding oligosaccharide flippase family protein — protein MRIKIPSDLSALLTAGLWRSVASLGIKVATAGLTYLTYVVLSRTMTPDEYGHFAFGLALATVLAIAAGLGQPMAILRLWSQETVAGRHDKAVEAVRAGSSLTILAGLTLSALLCILTFFVWQIYPPADTPNHFYGAAFLIIPMAMAEYNSSVLRAQGSLWTALVPRDIFWRMALPGFVLVLFSLGLVLSGPEALVLSAALLSIVLAAQFWRAETGKYVLMPAIGAVRRYWQQWGGISRWLMLGALIETAALNADVILVGLMLDLESSGVYFNAFRTAGLMTLFTFAIELVIAPMVAQHFHAGEMRQAQAITALASVAGFVFSLVIFAIFAGWGDFVLSLFGDYYAEGTTVLILLAFGLLFDAATGPSKIVMMMTGHERAYVAIFGTIMGLGFLAQLLVIPAYGIVGAACANMAARIIAQVAIALWCRFRIGLDTSLLGVFAIRSAGTR, from the coding sequence ATGCGGATCAAGATACCTTCTGACCTATCAGCTTTGCTGACTGCCGGTCTGTGGCGGTCGGTTGCTTCGCTTGGCATAAAGGTTGCCACGGCGGGCCTGACCTATCTGACCTATGTCGTGCTCTCGCGCACCATGACGCCGGACGAGTATGGTCATTTTGCCTTCGGCCTGGCGCTGGCGACCGTGCTTGCCATCGCCGCAGGCCTCGGCCAGCCCATGGCCATCCTCCGGCTCTGGTCGCAGGAAACCGTGGCCGGCCGGCATGACAAGGCGGTTGAAGCCGTGCGCGCCGGCTCGTCTCTGACCATTCTTGCCGGTCTGACGCTTTCGGCCCTGCTGTGCATCCTTACCTTCTTCGTCTGGCAGATCTATCCGCCTGCCGACACGCCCAACCATTTCTATGGCGCCGCTTTCCTCATCATTCCCATGGCGATGGCCGAGTATAATTCCTCGGTGCTGCGCGCCCAGGGCTCGCTCTGGACGGCTCTTGTACCGCGCGACATCTTCTGGCGCATGGCCCTGCCCGGCTTCGTGCTGGTCCTCTTTTCTCTTGGCCTGGTGCTGAGCGGGCCAGAAGCCCTGGTGCTTTCGGCGGCCCTGCTCTCGATCGTGCTGGCAGCTCAATTCTGGCGCGCCGAGACCGGCAAATATGTGCTGATGCCGGCCATTGGAGCCGTGCGTCGCTACTGGCAGCAATGGGGTGGCATTTCGCGCTGGCTGATGCTGGGGGCGCTGATCGAGACCGCTGCACTCAATGCCGACGTGATCCTCGTCGGCCTGATGCTCGACCTCGAAAGCTCCGGCGTCTATTTCAACGCCTTCCGCACCGCCGGCCTGATGACGCTCTTCACCTTCGCGATCGAACTGGTGATTGCGCCCATGGTGGCCCAGCATTTCCATGCTGGCGAAATGCGCCAGGCCCAGGCCATCACCGCCCTCGCCTCCGTAGCCGGCTTTGTCTTTTCGCTGGTGATCTTTGCCATCTTTGCCGGTTGGGGCGACTTCGTGCTGTCGCTGTTCGGCGATTACTATGCCGAAGGCACCACGGTGCTGATCCTGCTGGCGTTTGGCCTGCTCTTTGATGCGGCGACCGGTCCGTCCAAGATCGTCATGATGATGACCGGCCACGAACGCGCCTATGTTGCCATCTTCGGCACCATCATGGGCCTGGGCTTCCTCGCGCAACTTCTGGTGATCCCGGCCTATGGCATCGTCGGCGCTGCTTGCGCCAACATGGCCGCCCGCATCATCGCGCAGGTGGCGATCGCCCTTTGGTGTCGCTTCCGCATTGGCCTCGACACCAGCCTGCTCGGTGTCTTTGCCATCCGAAGCGCTGGCACACGCTGA
- the purH gene encoding bifunctional phosphoribosylaminoimidazolecarboxamide formyltransferase/IMP cyclohydrolase, protein MSKTVKVGRALLSVFDKSGMADFAKGLSAAGVELVSTGGTHKLIKDAGLPVREIADLTGFPEMMDGRVKTLHPKVHGGLLSVRDNAAHAASMAEHEIGAIDLVAVNLYPFEKTVASGAGYDDIIENIDIGGPAMVRSAAKNHAYVTVVVDPADYAEILSYVTETGGVPFELRQKLAAKAYARTAAYDSAISSWFAREIDYPEIPYRSFAGSLREVMRYGENPHQWAGFYANGESRPGVATATQVQGKTLSYNNINDTDAAFELVSEFDPAEVAAVAIIKHANPCGVAVAGDLVTAYQNALRTDPVSAFGGIVATNREIDAATATEIVKVFTEVIVAPSATQEAQDIIAAKKNLRLLLTGGLADAKADGLVVKSVAGGLLVQSRDNRNVDDCELKVVTKRQPTEAEMADLRLAAKVAKHVKSNAIVYVKQGATAGIGAGQMSRVDSAMTGHRKSVDAARAAGIEGALSQGSVVASDAFFPFADGLEALVAAGATAVIQPGGSMRDDEVIAAADAAGIAMVMTGMRHFRH, encoded by the coding sequence ATGAGCAAGACGGTCAAGGTCGGGCGCGCGCTGCTTTCGGTATTCGACAAATCCGGCATGGCCGACTTTGCCAAGGGGCTAAGCGCAGCGGGCGTCGAGCTGGTTTCGACGGGCGGCACGCACAAGCTGATCAAGGATGCAGGGCTCCCCGTGCGCGAGATTGCTGACCTGACCGGTTTCCCCGAGATGATGGACGGCCGCGTCAAGACGCTCCACCCCAAGGTCCACGGCGGCCTGCTCTCAGTGCGTGACAATGCAGCCCATGCCGCCTCGATGGCAGAGCATGAGATCGGCGCCATCGACCTCGTGGCGGTCAATCTCTATCCCTTCGAAAAGACTGTCGCCTCCGGCGCGGGCTATGACGACATCATCGAGAATATCGACATCGGCGGCCCCGCCATGGTCCGCTCGGCGGCCAAGAACCATGCCTATGTGACCGTGGTGGTCGATCCGGCCGACTATGCAGAAATCCTGAGCTACGTCACCGAGACCGGCGGCGTACCCTTCGAGCTTCGCCAGAAACTCGCCGCCAAGGCCTATGCCCGGACTGCAGCCTATGACAGCGCCATTTCGTCCTGGTTCGCCAGGGAGATCGACTATCCCGAAATCCCCTATCGCAGCTTTGCCGGCTCGCTTCGCGAAGTCATGCGCTATGGCGAAAACCCCCATCAATGGGCTGGCTTTTACGCCAATGGCGAAAGCCGTCCGGGCGTTGCCACCGCCACCCAGGTCCAGGGCAAGACGCTGAGCTACAACAATATCAACGACACCGATGCCGCTTTCGAGCTAGTAAGCGAGTTCGATCCGGCCGAGGTCGCCGCCGTCGCCATCATCAAGCATGCCAATCCCTGCGGCGTTGCCGTGGCTGGTGACCTCGTCACCGCCTATCAAAATGCCCTGCGCACCGACCCGGTCTCAGCCTTTGGCGGCATTGTCGCCACCAATCGCGAGATCGATGCGGCAACGGCCACCGAAATCGTCAAGGTCTTCACCGAGGTGATCGTTGCGCCTTCGGCGACGCAGGAAGCCCAGGACATCATCGCGGCCAAGAAGAACCTGCGCCTCTTGCTGACCGGCGGACTGGCAGACGCCAAGGCCGATGGCCTCGTCGTCAAATCCGTTGCTGGTGGCCTGCTGGTCCAGTCGCGCGACAATCGCAATGTCGATGACTGCGAACTCAAGGTCGTGACCAAGCGCCAGCCGACCGAGGCCGAAATGGCTGACCTGCGCCTCGCCGCCAAGGTCGCCAAGCATGTGAAGTCCAATGCCATCGTCTATGTGAAACAGGGCGCAACGGCCGGTATCGGCGCGGGGCAGATGTCACGCGTGGATTCCGCCATGACCGGCCACCGTAAATCGGTGGACGCAGCCAGGGCCGCGGGTATCGAAGGCGCCTTGTCCCAGGGTTCTGTCGTGGCTTCCGACGCCTTCTTCCCCTTCGCCGATGGCCTCGAAGCGCTGGTGGCCGCTGGTGCCACTGCGGTGATCCAGCCGGGCGGCTCGATGCGCGATGACGAAGTGATCGCCGCGGCCGACGCGGCCGGCATCGCCATGGTCATGACCGGGATGCGCCATTTCCGGCACTAG
- a CDS encoding heparinase II/III family protein, which translates to MAPSLPHGLRKLALGIADSAVTMPVMRWTWRGLADDAFGGELPELRPADREAVRDMMSGRYLLASKLVETNGASPFALEVEHVDWWLNLHGFSWLRHFRDVRDPGERLFARMLVLDWIGHEANFHHDTWAPALTAQRILNWLRHLPLLLNGANAAEARTIQRVLGAQIQSLKVRVPLTSDRAEALFAHIALLAAEYCEQNDKTDVPMRVERLNAELAQQLDSDGMHLSRNARLQLQLLSELVSVRPIAASVKSEAGNELVAQIDRMHESLDALTLSSGEPVYFNGCGHLPHDVLIAIQANGPTRKHRSMLLGGYGILRDGDAVVIADSGLAPPPGFDADLHSSALAFEFAHGTELILGSCGPAPSDLPQSKALFRQGVAHSAPTIDAEDAPPQRKPDLALESADNLLSLTTSGYARRFGVEIERRITLLSGGTTLVGQDRLIASGNSPSGLLALRFHLAPGVMVRRNRGEGIVRLVLPNDAVWSFLWEGAEFREEESVRQSAYLGFHKTRQLVLEADVATDAEIAWIFTLEQA; encoded by the coding sequence ATGGCGCCGTCTCTCCCCCATGGCCTGCGCAAGCTTGCGCTGGGCATTGCCGATTCCGCCGTCACCATGCCGGTCATGCGCTGGACCTGGCGCGGCCTGGCCGACGATGCCTTCGGCGGCGAACTGCCCGAATTGCGTCCGGCCGACCGCGAAGCGGTGCGCGACATGATGAGCGGGCGTTACCTGCTGGCGTCAAAACTCGTCGAAACCAATGGGGCCTCGCCCTTTGCGCTCGAGGTCGAGCATGTCGACTGGTGGCTGAACCTGCATGGCTTTTCCTGGCTGCGCCATTTCCGCGATGTGCGCGATCCCGGTGAGCGGCTTTTTGCCCGCATGCTGGTTCTGGACTGGATCGGCCACGAGGCCAATTTCCACCATGACACTTGGGCCCCGGCCCTGACGGCGCAGCGCATTCTCAACTGGCTGCGCCACCTGCCACTCCTGCTCAATGGCGCCAATGCGGCCGAAGCCCGCACCATCCAGCGCGTATTGGGCGCCCAGATCCAAAGCCTGAAGGTTCGCGTGCCGCTGACCAGCGACCGGGCCGAGGCGCTGTTTGCCCATATCGCGCTGTTGGCCGCCGAATATTGCGAACAGAATGACAAGACCGATGTGCCGATGCGCGTCGAACGGCTCAATGCCGAACTGGCGCAGCAACTCGACAGCGACGGCATGCACCTTTCGCGCAATGCCAGGCTGCAGCTGCAATTGCTGTCCGAACTGGTCAGCGTCCGCCCCATTGCCGCTTCGGTAAAATCGGAGGCCGGCAATGAACTGGTGGCCCAGATCGACCGCATGCATGAATCGCTCGATGCACTGACCCTGTCGAGCGGCGAGCCGGTCTATTTCAACGGCTGTGGCCACCTGCCCCATGACGTTTTGATCGCCATTCAGGCCAATGGCCCAACCCGCAAGCATCGCTCCATGCTGCTCGGTGGCTATGGCATCCTGCGCGATGGCGACGCCGTGGTCATCGCCGACTCCGGCCTCGCGCCGCCGCCAGGTTTCGATGCCGACCTTCATTCCAGCGCGCTGGCCTTCGAATTTGCCCATGGCACGGAACTGATCCTGGGCTCCTGCGGCCCGGCACCGTCCGACCTGCCGCAAAGCAAGGCGCTGTTCCGCCAAGGCGTGGCCCACTCTGCCCCCACCATCGATGCCGAAGATGCGCCGCCCCAGCGCAAGCCGGATCTGGCGCTGGAAAGCGCCGACAATCTGCTGTCGCTGACCACAAGCGGCTATGCCAGGCGCTTTGGCGTCGAGATCGAGCGGCGCATTACCCTGCTATCCGGGGGAACGACGCTGGTTGGTCAGGACCGTCTCATCGCCTCGGGCAACAGTCCGTCGGGACTCCTCGCCCTGCGCTTCCATCTGGCGCCGGGCGTCATGGTGCGACGCAATCGCGGCGAAGGCATTGTCCGCCTCGTCTTGCCCAATGATGCGGTCTGGAGCTTCCTCTGGGAAGGCGCAGAGTTCCGCGAAGAGGAAAGCGTGCGCCAGTCCGCCTATCTTGGCTTCCACAAAACGCGGCAGCTGGTTCTCGAGGCCGATGTCGCCACGGATGCCGAGATCGCCTGGATCTTTACGCTCGAGCAGGCGTAA
- a CDS encoding RsmB/NOP family class I SAM-dependent RNA methyltransferase, translated as MAHNKPDPAGLKLRLVAAQRLKDVLAGDNFVPLNVKDLADGRDRALANRLITTALRRQGQLNFIIHALLDKGMPGKSGTFEAVLRLSLAQLVFLPDLGAHSALFLAVEAVKRDPKARHLSGLINAVLRSAQANSAKFGMLSDDLLIPETFGDTWLEAYGEEGIDGFSTALLAGAPLDLTLKTDDPELIEALNADRLIGDTVRIDQRDRPVEALPGYDEGKWWVQDAASAIPARLLGAKPGGRVLDLCAAPGGKTAQLIKAGYAVTALDNDATRVERLKENLKRLDYSAEIIVGDAGTFAPNSAYDGVLLDAPCSATGTFRRHPEVIWHRSVNDVAGRVRLQKALMTNAFRCLDAGGVMIYCVCSLEPAEGEEQVQWALDSLPGLELWPVAPEELPGLEQAVTAKGLVRTHPGMAPNGNEGGMDGFFVARFRRRA; from the coding sequence GTGGCGCATAACAAACCTGATCCGGCGGGGCTCAAGCTCCGCCTCGTTGCCGCTCAACGGCTCAAGGACGTCCTGGCGGGCGACAATTTCGTGCCGCTCAACGTCAAGGACCTGGCCGACGGGCGCGATCGCGCTCTGGCCAACCGGCTGATCACCACGGCCCTGCGCCGCCAGGGCCAGCTCAATTTCATCATCCATGCCCTGCTCGACAAGGGCATGCCCGGCAAATCCGGGACCTTTGAAGCAGTGCTGCGCCTGTCATTGGCGCAATTGGTGTTCCTACCCGATCTGGGTGCCCATTCGGCGCTGTTCCTGGCTGTCGAAGCGGTCAAGCGCGATCCCAAGGCACGCCATCTTTCCGGGCTGATCAACGCCGTTCTCCGCTCTGCCCAGGCCAATTCGGCTAAGTTCGGCATGCTGAGCGACGACCTGCTGATCCCCGAGACTTTTGGCGACACGTGGCTCGAAGCCTATGGCGAAGAGGGTATCGATGGTTTCTCGACGGCCCTGCTGGCCGGCGCGCCGCTCGACCTGACGCTCAAGACGGACGACCCTGAGCTAATCGAAGCGCTCAATGCCGACAGGCTGATCGGCGATACGGTGCGCATCGACCAGCGCGACCGGCCCGTCGAGGCGCTACCCGGTTATGACGAGGGCAAGTGGTGGGTGCAGGATGCCGCCTCCGCCATTCCCGCGCGCCTGCTCGGCGCCAAGCCAGGCGGCCGCGTGCTTGACCTCTGCGCAGCCCCCGGCGGCAAGACGGCACAGCTGATCAAGGCGGGCTATGCCGTGACGGCGCTCGACAACGATGCGACGCGCGTGGAGCGGCTCAAGGAAAACCTGAAGCGCCTCGACTATTCTGCCGAGATCATCGTCGGCGACGCCGGCACCTTTGCACCCAATTCGGCCTATGATGGCGTATTGCTCGATGCGCCCTGCTCGGCCACCGGCACGTTCCGCCGCCATCCAGAAGTCATCTGGCACCGCTCGGTCAATGACGTGGCAGGGCGCGTCAGGTTGCAAAAAGCGTTGATGACCAATGCTTTCCGTTGCCTCGATGCCGGTGGCGTGATGATCTACTGCGTATGTTCGCTCGAACCCGCCGAGGGCGAGGAACAGGTGCAATGGGCGCTTGATTCGCTGCCCGGCCTCGAACTCTGGCCCGTGGCGCCCGAGGAATTGCCGGGTCTTGAACAGGCCGTGACGGCCAAGGGCCTGGTCCGGACGCATCCGGGCATGGCGCCGAACGGCAATGAAGGCGGTATGGATGGGTTCTTCGTGGCCCGCTTTCGCCGTCGCGCATAG
- the htpX gene encoding zinc metalloprotease HtpX: MFNALRTTVLLAGLTALFMVVGYFIGGTGGMMIAFLFALVTNLFGYWNSDKMVLRMQNAVPVERSRVPELYDMVDILSRKAGIPTPAVYVINTDQPNAFATGRNPQNAAVAVSTGLLRHLETREVAAVVAHELAHIRSRDTLTMTITATFAGAISALAQFGLFFGGGNNRDNPLGGIGALLMVFLAPVAAMMVQMAVSRTREYEADKDGAEISGDPLALASALQKIASLAGRQVNVAAERNPAMAHMYIINPLNGSRMDNLFSTHPDTANRIEQLRKLAATLQVNDKGARREPRPQPVSTGRSSGGGWRVPTTGQTGEDGGQRGPWG; this comes from the coding sequence ATGTTCAACGCTTTACGCACCACCGTTCTTCTGGCCGGCCTCACCGCGCTCTTCATGGTCGTGGGCTATTTCATCGGCGGGACAGGCGGCATGATGATCGCCTTCCTGTTTGCGCTGGTGACCAATCTGTTCGGCTACTGGAATTCCGACAAGATGGTGCTGCGCATGCAGAATGCAGTGCCCGTCGAGCGGAGCCGCGTGCCCGAACTCTATGACATGGTCGATATCCTGTCGCGCAAGGCCGGCATTCCGACGCCCGCCGTCTATGTGATCAATACCGACCAGCCCAACGCTTTTGCGACGGGCCGCAATCCGCAGAATGCCGCCGTGGCCGTCTCGACAGGCCTACTGCGCCACCTCGAAACCCGCGAGGTCGCCGCCGTCGTGGCCCATGAGCTGGCCCATATCCGCAGTCGCGACACGCTGACGATGACCATTACCGCGACCTTTGCCGGCGCCATTTCGGCCCTGGCACAGTTCGGCCTGTTCTTTGGCGGCGGCAACAATCGCGACAATCCGCTGGGCGGTATCGGCGCCCTGCTGATGGTGTTCCTTGCCCCGGTCGCCGCCATGATGGTGCAGATGGCCGTGAGCCGCACGCGCGAATATGAGGCCGACAAGGACGGCGCCGAGATTTCCGGCGATCCCCTGGCGCTGGCTTCTGCCTTGCAGAAAATCGCTTCGCTGGCAGGCCGTCAGGTCAATGTCGCCGCCGAGCGCAACCCGGCCATGGCGCACATGTACATCATCAATCCCCTCAACGGATCGCGGATGGACAACCTCTTTTCCACCCATCCCGACACAGCCAACCGCATTGAACAGTTGCGCAAGCTTGCAGCGACGCTGCAGGTGAACGATAAGGGCGCACGGCGTGAGCCTCGCCCGCAGCCGGTTTCGACCGGCCGCAGTTCGGGCGGTGGCTGGCGCGTGCCGACCACCGGACAGACCGGCGAGGACGGCGGACAACGCGGTCCCTGGGGATAG